The following proteins come from a genomic window of Zonotrichia albicollis isolate bZonAlb1 chromosome 12, bZonAlb1.hap1, whole genome shotgun sequence:
- the IP6K1 gene encoding inositol hexakisphosphate kinase 1 isoform X1 — translation MCVCQTMEVGKYGKNATRSGDRGVLLEPFIHQVGGHSSMMRYDDHTVCKPLITREQRFYESLPPEMKEFTPEYKGVVSVCFEGDSDGYINLVAYPYVENEALEQDDLPERDQPRRKHSRRSLHRSSSGTEHKEEKPGLASDSTESSIQETKSPRVDLHIHSDVPFQMLDGNSGLSSEKISYNPWSLRCHKQQLSRMRSESKDRKLYKFLLLENVVHHFKLPCVLDLKMGTRQHGDDASEEKAARQMKKCEQSTSATLGVRVCGMQVYQLDTGHYLCRNKYYGRGLSIEGFRNALYQYLHNGIELRKDLFEPVLAKLRSLKAVLERQASYRFYSSSLLIIYDGKDSRAGTPLERRPEARLKRGEGPGPGPESLQEGGSSEPGSSAQPKVDVRMIDFAHSTFKGFRDDPTVHDGPDMGYVFGLESLINIMEQMREENQ, via the exons ATGTGTGTTTGTCAAACCATGGAAGTGGGCAAGTATGGCAAGAATGCCACTCGCTCTGGAGACCGGGGGGTCCTGCTGGAGCCTTTCATCCACCAGGTGGGCGGGCACAGCAGCATGATGCGCTACGACGACCACACCGTCTGCAAGCCCCTCATCACCCGGGAGCAGCGCTTCTACGAGTCCCTGCCCCCAGAAATGAAGGAGTTCACACCTGAGTACAAAG GTGTGGTGTCTGTGTGCTTTGAGGGGGACAGTGATGGCTACATTAACCTGGTGGCCTACCCCTACGTGGAGAACgaggctctggagcaggatGATCTGCCCGAGAGGGACCAGCCACGGCGCAAGCACTCGCGCCGCAGCCTCCACAGGTCAAGCAGCGGCACCGAGCACAAGGAGGAGAAGCCTGGCCTGGCCAGTGACAGCACCGAAAG CAGCATCCAGGAAACGAAGAGTCCCAGGGTGGACTTGCACATCCACTCAGATGTTCCATTTCAGATGTTGGATGGGAACAGTGGGCTGAGCTCCGAGAAGATCAGCTATAACCCCTGGAGCCTGCGCTGCcacaagcagcagctgagccGCATGCGCTCCGAGTCCAAGGACAGGAAGCTGTACA agttcctgctgctggagaaCGTGGTGCATCACTTCAAGCTTCCCTGTGTGCTTGATCTGAAGATGGGGACCAGACAGCACGGAGATGATGCCTCTGAGGAGAAGGCTGCTCGGCAGATGAAGAAGTGTGAACAGAGCACTTCTGCCACCTTGGGTGTGCGTGTGTGTGGGATGCAG GTCTATCAGCTGGACACAGGGCATTACTTATGCAGGAATAAATACTACGGGCGCGGCCTTTCCATCGAAGGCTTCCGCAACGCGCTCTACCAGTATCTGCACAACGGCATCGAGCTGCGCAAGGACCTCTTTGAGCCTGTCCTGGCCAAGCTGCGCAGCCTGAAGGCGGTTCTGGAGAGACAGGCCTCCTACCGCTTCTactccagctccctgctcatCATCTACGATGGCAAGGACAGCCGCGCGGGGACCCCGCTGGAGCGCCGGCCCGAGGCGCGCCTGAAGCGCGGGGAGGGCCCGGGCCCGGGCCCCGAGAGCCTCCAGGAGGGCGGCAGCTCAGAGCCCGGCTCCTCGGCCCAGCCCAAGGTGGACGTGCGCATGATTGACTTTGCTCACAGCACCTTCAAGGGCTTCCGCGACGACCCCACCGTGCACGACGGACCCGACATGGGCTACGTGTTCGGGCTGGAGAGCCTCATCAACATCATGGAACAGATGCGGGAGGAAAACCAGTAG
- the IP6K1 gene encoding inositol hexakisphosphate kinase 1 isoform X2: MCVCQTMEVGKYGKNATRSGDRGVLLEPFIHQVGGHSSMMRYDDHTVCKPLITREQRFYESLPPEMKEFTPEYKGVVSVCFEGDSDGYINLVAYPYVENEALEQDDLPERDQPRRKHSRRSLHRSSSGTEHKEEKPGLASDSTESIQETKSPRVDLHIHSDVPFQMLDGNSGLSSEKISYNPWSLRCHKQQLSRMRSESKDRKLYKFLLLENVVHHFKLPCVLDLKMGTRQHGDDASEEKAARQMKKCEQSTSATLGVRVCGMQVYQLDTGHYLCRNKYYGRGLSIEGFRNALYQYLHNGIELRKDLFEPVLAKLRSLKAVLERQASYRFYSSSLLIIYDGKDSRAGTPLERRPEARLKRGEGPGPGPESLQEGGSSEPGSSAQPKVDVRMIDFAHSTFKGFRDDPTVHDGPDMGYVFGLESLINIMEQMREENQ; the protein is encoded by the exons ATGTGTGTTTGTCAAACCATGGAAGTGGGCAAGTATGGCAAGAATGCCACTCGCTCTGGAGACCGGGGGGTCCTGCTGGAGCCTTTCATCCACCAGGTGGGCGGGCACAGCAGCATGATGCGCTACGACGACCACACCGTCTGCAAGCCCCTCATCACCCGGGAGCAGCGCTTCTACGAGTCCCTGCCCCCAGAAATGAAGGAGTTCACACCTGAGTACAAAG GTGTGGTGTCTGTGTGCTTTGAGGGGGACAGTGATGGCTACATTAACCTGGTGGCCTACCCCTACGTGGAGAACgaggctctggagcaggatGATCTGCCCGAGAGGGACCAGCCACGGCGCAAGCACTCGCGCCGCAGCCTCCACAGGTCAAGCAGCGGCACCGAGCACAAGGAGGAGAAGCCTGGCCTGGCCAGTGACAGCACCGAAAG CATCCAGGAAACGAAGAGTCCCAGGGTGGACTTGCACATCCACTCAGATGTTCCATTTCAGATGTTGGATGGGAACAGTGGGCTGAGCTCCGAGAAGATCAGCTATAACCCCTGGAGCCTGCGCTGCcacaagcagcagctgagccGCATGCGCTCCGAGTCCAAGGACAGGAAGCTGTACA agttcctgctgctggagaaCGTGGTGCATCACTTCAAGCTTCCCTGTGTGCTTGATCTGAAGATGGGGACCAGACAGCACGGAGATGATGCCTCTGAGGAGAAGGCTGCTCGGCAGATGAAGAAGTGTGAACAGAGCACTTCTGCCACCTTGGGTGTGCGTGTGTGTGGGATGCAG GTCTATCAGCTGGACACAGGGCATTACTTATGCAGGAATAAATACTACGGGCGCGGCCTTTCCATCGAAGGCTTCCGCAACGCGCTCTACCAGTATCTGCACAACGGCATCGAGCTGCGCAAGGACCTCTTTGAGCCTGTCCTGGCCAAGCTGCGCAGCCTGAAGGCGGTTCTGGAGAGACAGGCCTCCTACCGCTTCTactccagctccctgctcatCATCTACGATGGCAAGGACAGCCGCGCGGGGACCCCGCTGGAGCGCCGGCCCGAGGCGCGCCTGAAGCGCGGGGAGGGCCCGGGCCCGGGCCCCGAGAGCCTCCAGGAGGGCGGCAGCTCAGAGCCCGGCTCCTCGGCCCAGCCCAAGGTGGACGTGCGCATGATTGACTTTGCTCACAGCACCTTCAAGGGCTTCCGCGACGACCCCACCGTGCACGACGGACCCGACATGGGCTACGTGTTCGGGCTGGAGAGCCTCATCAACATCATGGAACAGATGCGGGAGGAAAACCAGTAG